A window of Fusobacterium sp. DD2 contains these coding sequences:
- a CDS encoding YhdT family protein, producing MKKRKQQINKEIMVTVVLYLFYFVWWYYFAYIRFNSDDVEHFKYIMGLPEWFFYSCVVGLVVVNFLVFLLVKVFFKNVSLEEEDDN from the coding sequence ATGAAAAAAAGAAAACAGCAGATAAATAAGGAGATAATGGTAACTGTAGTACTGTATCTTTTCTATTTTGTATGGTGGTATTATTTTGCATATATAAGATTTAATAGTGATGATGTAGAGCATTTTAAATATATAATGGGATTACCAGAGTGGTTTTTCTACTCATGTGTAGTAGGCCTTGTAGTAGTTAACTTCCTTGTATTTTTACTGGTTAAGGTGTTTTTCAAAAATGTCTCTTTAGAAGAGGAGGATGATAACTGA
- the panF gene encoding sodium/pantothenate symporter, with amino-acid sequence MLTLIPVIIYLLAMLFIAYKVNNIKQASNNFTEEYFIGSRKMGGFVLAMTIIASYVGASSFIGGPGVAYKLGLGWVLLACIQVPTAFFTLGIIGKKMAIISRRINGVTIIDLLRERYKSDTVVIVSSITMLIFFIGSIVAQFVGGARLFESVTGYPYIVGLIIFSSVVIAYTSFGGFRAVAITDAIQGIVMLVATGVLFFVILKEGHGMENIMRTIAKTSPEMLTPSSSGHIAKPFIMSFWVLVGIGLLGYPSTAVRCMGFKDSKSLHRAMIIGTSVVGVLMLGMHLIGVMGMAIEPGIDIGDKIIPILALKNLNPIIAGVFIGGPLAAIMSTVDSLLIMTSATIVKDLYLHYINKNAKTETIKKLSFVVSLGFGLIVFLLALNPPELLVWINLLAFAGLESTFFCPILFGLFWKRANSTGAIASMIFGFITFIYLTATHSSIMGMHNVVPVLAVNVVVFIIGSYFGKKVDEKTLDIFFEL; translated from the coding sequence ATGCTTACACTTATACCAGTAATTATCTACCTACTTGCAATGCTTTTTATTGCTTATAAAGTTAATAATATAAAACAGGCAAGTAATAACTTTACTGAAGAGTACTTTATAGGTAGTAGAAAAATGGGTGGATTTGTCCTTGCTATGACTATAATAGCTTCCTATGTAGGAGCAAGTTCCTTTATAGGAGGACCGGGAGTAGCATATAAACTTGGTCTGGGATGGGTGTTATTAGCATGTATTCAGGTTCCAACAGCATTTTTTACACTTGGAATTATTGGGAAGAAAATGGCAATTATTTCAAGACGTATTAATGGAGTTACAATTATTGATCTTTTAAGAGAGAGATATAAAAGTGATACAGTAGTCATAGTTTCATCAATAACTATGCTTATATTTTTTATAGGATCTATTGTTGCTCAATTTGTAGGTGGAGCGAGGTTATTTGAAAGTGTTACAGGGTATCCATATATTGTGGGACTTATTATCTTTTCATCAGTTGTAATAGCATATACTTCTTTTGGAGGATTTAGAGCTGTTGCTATAACAGATGCTATTCAGGGTATAGTAATGCTTGTTGCTACTGGAGTTCTGTTCTTTGTAATTTTAAAAGAAGGACATGGAATGGAGAATATTATGAGAACCATAGCAAAAACTTCTCCAGAGATGCTTACACCTAGCTCAAGTGGACATATAGCAAAGCCATTTATAATGTCTTTCTGGGTACTTGTAGGAATTGGACTTTTAGGTTATCCTTCAACTGCTGTTAGATGTATGGGATTTAAAGATAGTAAATCACTTCATAGAGCCATGATAATTGGGACTTCAGTTGTTGGAGTTCTAATGCTTGGGATGCACCTTATAGGAGTTATGGGAATGGCAATAGAGCCTGGAATAGATATTGGAGATAAGATAATACCTATTCTTGCTTTAAAAAATCTTAATCCAATAATTGCAGGAGTATTCATAGGTGGACCTCTTGCAGCAATTATGTCAACTGTTGATTCACTTCTTATAATGACATCAGCTACAATAGTTAAGGATTTGTATCTTCACTACATAAATAAAAATGCTAAAACAGAGACAATTAAAAAACTCTCATTTGTAGTATCTTTAGGATTTGGATTAATAGTATTTCTACTTGCTCTAAATCCACCAGAGCTTCTTGTATGGATAAATCTTCTTGCATTTGCAGGACTTGAATCTACATTCTTCTGTCCAATCTTATTTGGACTTTTCTGGAAAAGAGCGAATTCAACTGGAGCAATAGCTTCAATGATATTTGGATTTATAACATTTATCTATCTTACTGCAACTCATTCCAGTATTATGGGAATGCATAATGTAGTCCCAGTACTTGCAGTAAATGTAGTTGTATTTATTATAGGTTCATACTTTGGTAAAAAAGTTGATGAGAAGACTTTAGATATCTTCTTTGAACTATAA